CGAATATCGGGTCGAGTGTCAGGTTTCAGACACGCTGCCAGGGCGGCCCGCGCATTGGGCGGTCGAGGCACACGACCTGCTGATTGAGGCCTACGAACCCGACACGCACTATCTCTCGATCCAGCGCAACAGCGAGATAGACTTCACTCTCGACTCTGTTGCCTATATAGGGGATTTGGAGAATCTGCGCTATGAGTGGATGATTTACGACTCGACGGCGGTGAGGTGGGAGGAAGTGGCAGGGGATGACCGGATCGGAATCCGGTCCTACGCGTTCCACCGGACGAGCGGGTATGCTCTGAAAGCCAAGGTCTTCGACCCGAACGTCGATCCGGTGCCGGCCGATTCCGTCCAATGGGCGATTCAAGTGCGGGGCGTCATCCGCGCCTTCGAGCCGAATGTGCCCGAACTTTCCCTCGAGCCGCGTCAGGAGACGACATTCGAACTGATCCCCTTCAATGCCAACAACGATTCGATTGAATACTGGTGGACTCTAAACGAAGCAGACACCCTGTCTACTCAGTCCACTTTGTCCATTTCATTTCAAGACACGGGCAGATACATAGTAAGTGGGTATGCGCGGGAGCAGGTCGGCGAGGAGGAGTGGGAGGAGGATGTGCAGAGGTGGGCGGTCAATGTGGGAATGCTTAATGCGGAATTCGGAATGCGGAATGAAGGAGACTTGGAAATTGAAGATATTAGTTTGCAGATTGCGCCGAATCCGTTCAATGACCAGGCGATGGTGATGATCGATCTTGGAGGGCAGGCATTCCTGCCCGCCCTAAGGGCGGACAAGAATGCCCGCCCTCCAAGAGCGCAAATGGGGGGTCTCTTTCCTGTCCGGCTCAGCCTCTACGCGCTCGACGGACGGGAAGTGCTCCGCCTCCACGACGGGCAGCTATCGCCCGGGAGCCACACTTTCTCACTTTCAGACTTTCAGACTTTCTCACTTCCCTCCGGCATCTATTTCCTCCTCCTTCAGACCGGCTCCCATTCCCGCACCGTTAAAGCCGTTCTTATGCGCTAATCTTGGAGGGCATTTCATGGGCGTGAACGTAAGGGCCGAAGACGATATGTGCGGCTTCGTGCCCGATTGCAGAAGGGTGGAATCGGCTCGTATCGGCGGGCAAACTATTTTTGGGCGGACTCGCCAAATCCCTTGACATCTTCCTCTCACAGCCGTATTTTGTGAAAACCTTGCCTCGGGCTACGGCTCGGGCTACGGCTCGGGCTCAACGTCAACCCTACTGCAAGGAGGACGTAATGTCCCACCGTTCGATCTTCGCGACCGCTCAACTGGTTCTGCTGGCGGTCCTCACCCTCTTCGCCGCGCCGAGTGAGGCCGAGGCGACTCTCTTTCGCGCGTTCGTCCAGAACTACGAGGACAACGCTGGAGTCACCCTCACCCTCATCACCCGTGACGCTCTCGGCGGCATCCTCGATGAAGTGCCGATGGTCTTTATCGAAGTAGATCAGAATGATCGCGCCACTTTCGAAATCGACTTCGCCTGCGACGCAGCATCAGTAACTTGGGAAGTGGTTGCCACCCCCCTCACCCGGTTCAACCCCTCTACGATTCAGGATGGCGATGATGTCGATTTCCAGAACGACAACGTTCTGGAGCCAGACTTCGACCTTTTATGAGTGCCATATTCTGCGAGGGAGGTGGCGTCGCTGCCTCACTCGAGGGTAATGCCTGCCATTCCCCATTGTGAGAGTGACTTGAGATCGACATCTATCTTTATTCTGATCCCTGTCGGAATTGTGTGCGAGTCGTTTGCCCAACCGCCGGTGGCACTTTTAGAACATTACGGTGCTGGTGCCAACGAACGCTTCCAGGACATTTACGCCGTTTCTGACAATGGTTATATCATGTGCGGTTCTACCAGAGCAACACCAGCATTGGGTTCAATAGCCTGGGGAGACCTTTTTATTGTTAAGACTAATGATAGAGGCGAGGTCATTTGGAGCCAATTATACGACTTTGAACAGCGCGCATATCCACTCTCGATCATCGAAACCGACGAAGGCGATTTTGTAATCGCTGGTTGCAGCGATGGGTATCAACACGGAATGAAAATCGACTCTGACGGCGAGATAATATGGAGCCGCACTTATGACGTTGGCAGGTTCCATGCAGTCATCGAACTGAAGGATGGCAGATTATTATTCGCAGGCCGCGGTCCGGCAGAGGTATCCTCCGGCGCAATGCTCTGCACAGATAGCGAAGGCGATGAAATCTGGAGTCGAGTTTACAGCCGTGAAGGGAACTGCGAGATTAAGGCGATTAGAGAGGCTCAGAATGGAGTGATAGCATGCGGTAGACGAGCAATTCGGGAACCACGCAATAATGCATGGCAAGGTTTTCCCTGGCTGCTTAAGGTTGATCTAGAAGGTCGAGATGTTATTTGGGAGAACTTTTTGAATGGAGGCTTCACGATTGATATCTTCAGAATGACCTCCGCTGCTTCTGGAGAATTTCTTGCGATGGGATATGTGACGGGGAATGATTATGCTCCCATCTTGATTAATGTTAACAGTAATGGCGAGGTTCAATGGACAAGAGTTTATCGTGACATTAGAGATGACACCTACAACGACATAGTTCGTTCGTCCGATGGCGGTTACATGCTCGTTGGACAAATCAGCCGACCACAATATGGTGGGTTGGCGTTGCGCATCAACTCTGAAGGTGCAATAAGATGGCGCGCATTCTATGACTTCTCCGCCGATCAGCGTTTCGGGGGCGGGCAGGCCAATCCGACAGCGGTAGTTGTTAATCAGGTGGGTGAATTCGTGGCATGCGGGCAAGTTCCGTTACGCCAAGATAATCGATATGATGGTTTCCTTATGAAACTTGAACCCGACTTTCTCGGTCCCCGGTTCATATCATACTCCCCTGAAGACACCATATTGACGGTCTTGCCCGGGACGGAGATTGAATTCTCTGCAGTTGCCCATAGCGATTACTTCGACGACCTCGACTACCATTGGACTTATGATGACATGCGTCTCGAGGCGCAGGGCGACACTTTGGTGCGAGTGC
The genomic region above belongs to Calditrichota bacterium and contains:
- a CDS encoding T9SS type A sorting domain-containing protein; translation: MTGYFRQLPVLRLVDIDGNLILQRTYNRGENNFSIGLSLTRLRDGGLLAVGQYDDAMALVLRTDPAGNLQWRSEVQGHYWYRSVVLNREGFPVIAGGTGGPALLRKLYPDRSPPVIIERFPADSLLRVLTGDTLLFWVHAVDYQGDRINYLWLRNDDEVSRDSSAWIDFPERGEYRVECQVSDTLPGRPAHWAVEAHDLLIEAYEPDTHYLSIQRNSEIDFTLDSVAYIGDLENLRYEWMIYDSTAVRWEEVAGDDRIGIRSYAFHRTSGYALKAKVFDPNVDPVPADSVQWAIQVRGVIRAFEPNVPELSLEPRQETTFELIPFNANNDSIEYWWTLNEADTLSTQSTLSISFQDTGRYIVSGYAREQVGEEEWEEDVQRWAVNVGMLNAEFGMRNEGDLEIEDISLQIAPNPFNDQAMVMIDLGGQAFLPALRADKNARPPRAQMGGLFPVRLSLYALDGREVLRLHDGQLSPGSHTFSLSDFQTFSLPSGIYFLLLQTGSHSRTVKAVLMR